ATACCCAGTAAAGCACATTGCTTGACGCTCACAATCTGCATCGTCAACCCGTGACCGACATTGAGATCTTTCCACCAGAAGAAAGGCTCACGTCCTCCCATCGTCGCCGCTTCCCACTTTTTCGAATTGGAAACAATATCTTCTCCCAGCCGATGCAGGTCTTCGGCCAGCAAGCGCGAAAATTTGTGTTCGAAGTACCACGCTATCGAGATAGTGGTGACGAGCGCTGCCAGGAGGACCCACCAAATCATTCTAGTAGACATCTTCATAGATAAGCTTGGTCTCATTGCAGAACCAACCCGGACGAAACCTGGGATGTAGGGATGGTAATCATGTGAAACACTTGGAGGCTAAGGGCTGTTGGATCGAGTGGGCGGCTGCTTAGGAACTGCCGGAAGGCGTATCTCGCTCTCACGCGGGATGTCTATGTTCCCCTGCGAATCTAGTACACCCGTTTCCACCAATTCGATGATCCGTTTGTGAACTACATCGTAACCATCCGAGTCCTGATTGACCTCAGGAGAAAGCCGCGCGGCGGCCCTGGTGACGAGGCGGGCAATCTTATACCAGTGATCCCCTACCTCCGCGAGGATCGCTTGATCGAGTTTCTCGAGTGTCATAGAGGATCCTAACGTATCCGAAGTGAGCCACAGCCGAGGAACCAACCCCGATGCGAATGAGACTCACAGTGTGATAAAAACCCAATGGTCGAAAATGTCTGCTGCGCGAGGCTGTTGGCTCGACTGAGCTGGCTAGGCATTTCTGAGTATCTGACAGCGGGCGTCATGCTGGTAATGGGCTGAGCGGCGAGGTGAGAGCACTGGCTCTAATGTAGTCCTCAGATATACCGGCAAGGTAGCCGTGAAAATGGTGAAGGTGAAGCTGCAACGTCCGTGCAAGCAATATGAATGGCACGTCCCGGATGATGACGCTCGTGCACGATAGGCGAATATGCTGCTTACGGTCGTCAATCCATGCACCTCCCCACATCGTGTATGGAATAGCTGGGAAGAAACGGTCGTAACGCTCACCGCTCGGCATCTCGTCCATCGTGATATGGATACTGCGAAATATCGAACCCTCCTGTGTCATGCGTCGGTTGGGATAACGCCCACCCGAAAGTCGTGGATAAACCGTATAACCGTGTTTGGCTGCAAAAGCCGCCAAGGGCTCATCAATCTCAGCGAGATGCTCGCCGAGGCGGTCATAGTCTTCTATGGAATTCAGCGGCATATAAAAAGGCGCGAGGAATGCCTAACAGGGACGCGCCGGGATGGACGCTGAACCTGACACCTAGATGTGATCGGCGCGTTCACTGGAGTAGCTTAGTTGGGCTGTCACCTCGTCTCTTTCTCCGCTTGGGTCTTCTGCTACTTAGGTACTCGGACAGCACCCTATCGCCTGCTCGTTCCGCGTGTCCGATCAACCGTGTGAGCACGCTCTCTGTGCGTGTGACTGCTAGGATGCCTTCGGTCAACCGCCGCGCTCGCTCGTGATGCCCAAGTGCCGCTAACCCCTCAACTAAAGGGGCGCAAGCGCGCACCAGCTTGTCCTTGAGATGCGACGCGAACGACCTACCGCCATCACACACCGAAATATCAAGTGAGCGCACCTGCTGCTCAAGCACAGTTTCAGGATCGAAAATGAGCAACAACTCCTCATAGCTGCGTCGTTCCAAAAGAAGCTCCCTGATGCCCCAACCGAGAGTCTTCCAACATTCATCACCCGGCTCCAGTGTCCTGAAAACCCTCAGCGTGAACTCGTCCTGGCCCAAATACCGATTGATGGCCACGAAATCGTGGGCGTCTTCACAACTCGCGGTCCCAACAGCGAGCCGCTGCGCCTTCTCGTCTCTGCGGGAGAGCAATGCCTGAAGCGCAGGTGGATAAACTTCGCCCAGCGTTAGGATGTCACAGACGAGAATAGTGCCTTGTACCCCTGCAAACGCCTCGTCGGCTTCCGCCCCGTGGTCGAAGCACCAGAGAAAACCCTCTAGTGCCTCCTGGTACCTACCAGCCTTTGCCGCCGCCCTAGCCTTGTTCATTCGACGGACCGGCTCCACGTTCTCGCAGTTGGTTGGTCTTGTGACTTTAGGCATAGTGTGAAGCGGAGGTGCCCCAACGACCCAGCTCAGCGACAGCCACCGAAAGATGGCGATGAGCGTGAAGTTGAGGTTCGAGTTTCATAAAGTCATTGAGCCTGCGAGGGCCGGTGGCTGTTCGCTGGAGCGGCTGGTTCGCCATTTGTCATCGCCTCAATCGTAAGGTGATAGCGATAGTCCCCGTCTTCCCACGTAATTGAATTGCCGGTGGTCTCGATATTCCGAGCGCGGGGATTGTCCTCCTGAAAATCGCGCTGCGCCTTGTAGATCGTCCGATCCCCGACTGTGATCATTGTCTTTTCAGGGTCAAGAAACGGGTATCCCACTGTCTCGGTAAAGCAACTCCATTTGACGGTGCCGAGCGGTGACGCGTAATCCCGCTCCTCCAAAAGCCTGTATTGGTAACCGCTCCTCGCATTCTGAAAGAACGCCCCAGCAAACCAACCGGTCACGAGCATCACACCGCCAACGGCAACAAAAATGAGAGCGCGCTTCATGTGTTTGGCGAACGACGCTGCTCAGTGACGCGCCGCAGAGGGTGCTCGAAATGGAACCCACGCGCAGTCGGCGCGTTCACTGGAGCAGCCTTGTTCGGCGTTGCGGTCATTGGGAGTGGACCGTGACGCTGCCTCTGGACAAATCCCAGCGCGCAATCAGGGGAATCTCGGCTGCGTCGGCCTCCCATTGAAAATCCCGAGCGAGCTGCAGCATCGGAACAGGCGCACGCCCAAGAGAGCGTCCGTCGCTGGAATAGATGGTCACAAAGCCCGGCTTGTCGCTGGAACTGCCCGGCACCATCGGGACAAGTGAGCGCCAACTGCTGTATTCGATGACGGCGGTGAATCGCCCGTCTGGGCTGGGAAGACTCTGGAACTCGGTCGTTGCTCGAAAGGCGAAAACGAGTCCCAAGGTGAATGCTGCGACCAGAGGCAACAGCACGAAGCGCCCGCGACTCGGGACTCTGTTCATCAGCATCATTCAGGGAGTGAGCGTAGCATCGCCGAACGATCTCCCGATGAGGCACCCCGACCTGTGAGGTGACGATCGGCAAGTCCAATAGAGGTTGAGATGGTCATGGCGGGCTGGACAAATCTAAGGGCCGGTCGGGGTTGTCCTCGATCGGGCTGGTTGGACGACGTCCAGAGTTCCCTCCATTAAGACTGCGGTACCGTTCTTAATCTTGTAGCGTATCGCCAGATACCAGGGGAAGCCGACTATCCACAGCAGGGCGCAAACGAAGAACAGCACAACCGGCCCATGCGCAATGCCAGACTTATAACTCTTGAGGTTCAACTTCGAAGAATCAATACCTGCCCAGAGTGCGGTGCCAAGTATCATGATCGAGGTAAGGTCGTAGGCAATGATACGGGAGATGACGACGGAAGCCGCGAGTAGTCCGACGGTGAATAGAATCGCAATCCATGTCCTCATATTCGTGTGATGTTCAATGTCGTCCAACGCCATCCCGATGAGGCACCCCGACCTGTGAGGTGACGATCGGCAAGTCTGATAAAGGTTGAGATGGTCATGACGGGCTGGGCAAATCCAAGGGCTGGTCGGGGTTGTCCTCGATCGGGCTGGTTAGGTGCGGGAGCCATATGTTGGCTGCAAGCTGCGTAACTTCGCGTTGAAATGTGGCTGCCACGGGAAATGGCCCTGCATATCCGGCCAGACACATTGTAAAGCGGGAAAATCGGTACCGCGATAAAACCAAGTCGCGCAGCCCAAAAGCTCCCGATAGTGCGAGACCTCAACTTCGCGAAATTCACAATCGAAGCGCTCAAGAATGCCTGCCACACGGCTCCCCGCCTGGAAACGTGTGCCCTTTCGGATGTCGGCCATCAAGTTGTTGATGATGCCCTGCATCATGTCGAGATCGAGTCCAACGATCAAAATCTCCTCATGATTAAAATTGTGAAAGAGGCCAACCGAGTAGGCAAATCCTGGCCCTGAGTCGTCTCCCATGACTTTGATGACGTGACAACCAAAGGTGGACACATCATGCAGAACGCGGCGCTCAACGTCGTCTTCAGCAGTTGGTGGGTCGTACTTCACGAGGGAACCTATTCACCTAACTTTGATTATGCGACGGCTGGTTCGTTTATCAGCGCCTGAACTCTTCCCTCTTTTTTCTTCATAAGTCGTTGCTGTTGACCTTTCCTTCCTCTGAACCATAGGCCTCCGGTTCGTATATTGCAAGGCGTGAGCGTGGCGGTTTGCCTGGCCCTTCGAAGGGGAAGGGGAGCCGAGTTTAAACCGCGATGGACGCCATGGACGCGATGAAAAACCATACGGAGGGGAAAAGTAGTCCCGATTTTGCACCGCAGAGACGGGGAAGGATCGCAGAGAGGATGATGGGCAGGTGAGAAGGCGGTGGGGCATGTGCGTCAAGGAGGTCTTGAGGCTAGGATGAAATGCTGGAGCCTTTTCCTCCCCCAAACGTGGCATCGCTGCGCGATGCATTGTCATTTTCGGACGAACCATTCCGGGGATCTTTGATCGCCGGCTAGTCTCTTGGACCCCTGCGGGGTCGGGCTGGCGGCTGGAGAACCCACGGACCCCCTCGTAATCATAATCATAATCGTCATCGATTCTAAGCCTCGCCTCGACTCGGCAAGGCTTCCGAGGAAAGGCGGGGCGCTATGGAGCGCGGAGACAGGTCTCCGCTTTTCCTACGCGCGACGGATTCACTGGCGGTGTTGGAGGGGAGTGGGTGTGCGGGAGGGGAAAAGTCGGCGTGAAGGAACAACGGTGTCGTGCCACCGCAGTCCATAGGGGGGGATTCCAGAAAATCCGGGGGACGAAATGGCTGTCCGGCATGGATTCGAACCATGACAAAAGCCTCCAAAGGGCCTTGTGCTACCATTACACCACCGGACAGACGGGCCTTCTTTTTCGCTCATAGTGCCTTCATTAAAGAGCAAGAATCATCAATGTTTACAAGGCTATTCTGACTGTTGCTGCATTTTGCGTGAGAGCTGTTGTCGGGCAATGCCGTCTGGTTGAGCTTCGGAATCGACCGTCATCGGACTCTTGAAACGTTGTGCGGAACTTGTGC
The nucleotide sequence above comes from Verrucomicrobiales bacterium. Encoded proteins:
- a CDS encoding DUF4262 domain-containing protein, yielding MKYDPPTAEDDVERRVLHDVSTFGCHVIKVMGDDSGPGFAYSVGLFHNFNHEEILIVGLDLDMMQGIINNLMADIRKGTRFQAGSRVAGILERFDCEFREVEVSHYRELLGCATWFYRGTDFPALQCVWPDMQGHFPWQPHFNAKLRSLQPTYGSRT